CCACGTCCTGCGCCCCCTGGACCTCACGGGGACCGGGCTGCGGCCGGCCGGCCCCGAGACCGACGCCACCGGGCACCGCGCCGACGGCACGACCCCCACCCCACCCCTGCGGATCGGCGGCTTCCAGGCGGCGGGCGCGGTCCGGGCCACCCCCCACGACCTGCTCACCTTCCTCGAAGCGCACCTCACCCCCGACGGCACGCCCCTCGCCGCCGCGCTCCACGAGGTGCGCCGGCCGGTACTGCGCCGGGGGTTCGGGCACCGCCACACCCACACCCTGACGTGGTTCCGGCACCCGGCGGCCGACGGGGGCACGATGTACTTCCACAGCGGCGCGACCTCCGGCCAGACCTCCTTCCTCGGCTTCCGACCGGACCGGGGCGGCGCGCTCGCCGCCGTGTGCAACCGCCGCCACGGCTCCACCAACGCCCTGATCCCGACGGCCTACGCCCTCCTGTGGGACCTCTGACGGCCCTTTGGCGTCCTCCCTCCCCGCCCGCCAGGAAAAGGGGTGGACGCCCACCGCCCGCCGCCGGTCGGATGGCGTCCCATGGACGCAGCGCGCATGCACCCCGACCAGCACCCCATCGACGACGACCTCGTACGGCGGCTGGTCGCCGGGCGGTTCCCCCGGTGGGCGGGGCTGCCGGTGCGTCGGTTCCCCTCCGGCGGCACGGTCAACGCCATGTACCGGCTGGGCGACGACATGGTCGTACGGCTGCCGCTGGTGGCCGGCGCGGCCGGCGACGTGGAGCTGGAGCGGCAGTGGCTGCCCCGGCTCGCGCCGCGGCTGCCCGTCGCCGTCCCGGAGGTGCTCGGGGCGGGCGAGCCGGCGGAGGGGTATCCGTGGCCGTGGTCGGTGTACCGGTGGCTGCCGGGCGGTCCCCCCGACGAGGCGGCGCCGCCCGAGCCCTTGCGGCTGGCGGAGGACCTCGCCGGGTTCGTGGCCGCCATGCGGAGCCTCACGTTGCCGGACGGGCCGCGGGCCCACCGCGGCGGCCCGGTCTCCTCCCTGGACGCGGAGAGCCGCGCGGCGATCGAGGAGCTGCGCCGCACACCGGGGGAGGGCGTGGACTGCGACGCCGCGACCGCCGTGTGGGAGGAGGCGCTGCGGGCCCCGGCCTGGGACGGGCCACCGGTGTGGCTGCACGGCGACCTGATGCCGGGCAACCTGCTCGTGCACCGCGGCAGGTTGAGCGCGGTGATCGACTTCGGGTGCGCGGGGACGGGCGATCCGGCGTGCGACCTGTTCCCGGCGTGGAACCTCCTGCCACCCGACGCCCGGGAGGTCTTCCGCGCGCAGCTCGGCGTGGACGACGCGACCTGGGTCCGCGGCCGCGGGCGGACGCTCGCGCAGGCACTGGTGGCGCTGCCCTACTACCGGACGACCAACCCGGCCATGGCCCGCAACGCCCGGCACGTCATCCGGGCCGTCCTCGGGGAGCGCCGGGCCCCGCGGGGTCCCGGAGCCCATCACCCGGACGCCGCGGCTCCGATCCGTGACGGCCGCACCCCTTAGGGGGTGCGGCCCGCC
This portion of the Streptomyces changanensis genome encodes:
- a CDS encoding aminoglycoside phosphotransferase family protein, which codes for MHPDQHPIDDDLVRRLVAGRFPRWAGLPVRRFPSGGTVNAMYRLGDDMVVRLPLVAGAAGDVELERQWLPRLAPRLPVAVPEVLGAGEPAEGYPWPWSVYRWLPGGPPDEAAPPEPLRLAEDLAGFVAAMRSLTLPDGPRAHRGGPVSSLDAESRAAIEELRRTPGEGVDCDAATAVWEEALRAPAWDGPPVWLHGDLMPGNLLVHRGRLSAVIDFGCAGTGDPACDLFPAWNLLPPDAREVFRAQLGVDDATWVRGRGRTLAQALVALPYYRTTNPAMARNARHVIRAVLGERRAPRGPGAHHPDAAAPIRDGRTP